Proteins encoded within one genomic window of Spirochaeta isovalerica:
- a CDS encoding aldo/keto reductase family protein: MKYRKLGNTGLSVSEIAYGSWLTFANQVELDKAKKIINRAIELGINYFDSADAYEKGKAEELLGEILPQRKRSQYVVATKAYWPQSEHETDKGLSRKHVIDSIHLSLDRLKLKYVDLFYCHRYDTETPLIETLEAIEDMIRQGKILYWGTSEWTAEQIAEAHKICTERQWHLPVVNQPLYNLLARNIEKEILPKCVELGMGTCNFSPLAQGVLTGKYSGGKVPAGSRGSNDRQNMWMKDQIGDIELLNRVDSLGEIAKKYNLTIGQLSLAWILQNPGISSVIVGATSIEQLESNAAASGVVLETGDYEKMNSLFPVG, from the coding sequence ATGAAATACAGAAAACTTGGAAACACAGGACTCAGTGTGAGCGAAATTGCTTACGGATCCTGGCTCACTTTTGCCAATCAGGTGGAACTGGACAAAGCGAAAAAGATAATAAACAGAGCTATTGAACTGGGTATCAATTATTTCGACTCCGCCGATGCTTATGAAAAGGGAAAAGCGGAAGAATTGCTGGGAGAGATTCTGCCTCAGAGAAAAAGAAGCCAGTATGTCGTTGCGACTAAAGCTTACTGGCCACAGTCTGAACATGAAACCGATAAAGGCTTGAGCCGAAAGCATGTGATCGATTCGATCCATCTCAGTCTCGACAGATTGAAACTGAAATATGTCGATCTATTTTACTGTCACCGTTATGATACTGAAACGCCGCTTATCGAGACACTGGAAGCCATTGAAGATATGATCAGACAGGGTAAGATTCTCTATTGGGGAACAAGTGAGTGGACTGCTGAACAAATCGCCGAAGCCCACAAAATCTGTACGGAAAGACAATGGCATCTCCCGGTTGTCAATCAGCCCCTTTACAATCTGCTGGCCAGAAATATCGAAAAGGAAATTCTTCCCAAGTGTGTTGAACTGGGTATGGGGACCTGTAATTTCTCACCGCTCGCCCAGGGAGTCCTGACCGGCAAATATTCCGGTGGAAAGGTACCCGCGGGAAGCCGGGGATCAAACGACAGACAGAACATGTGGATGAAAGATCAGATCGGCGATATCGAGCTGCTGAACAGAGTTGATTCGCTCGGCGAAATTGCCAAAAAATATAATCTGACAATCGGGCAGTTATCTCTGGCCTGGATTCTGCAGAATCCGGGAATATCAAGCGTCATAGTAGGCGCGACTTCGATAGAGCAGCTCGAATCCAATGCAGCCGCATCAGGTGTTGTACTTGAGACAGGGGATTATGAAAAAATGAATTCCCTGTTCCCTGTCGGATAA